A part of Oncorhynchus gorbuscha isolate QuinsamMale2020 ecotype Even-year linkage group LG09, OgorEven_v1.0, whole genome shotgun sequence genomic DNA contains:
- the LOC124044118 gene encoding ankyrin repeat and SOCS box protein 9-like: MRQATGHSSDNQRKNATQTGSVVFLSNPLMSDIESDWSPIHDATYNGRVLTLRNLIAQGTCVNLATLERVSPLHGACLQRHTACAKLLIENGANYQVNVPTLEQTTPLSEACARGHVACVTLLLQHGALPEGYSLSASPIHQAAAKDQGSYSEGETPNR; this comes from the exons ATGAGACAGGCCACAGGACACAGCAGTGACAACCAGAGGAAAAATGCTACCCAGACTGGATCTGTTGTGTTTCTCTCCAACCCTTTGATGAGTG aTATTGAGTCAGATTGGTCCCCCATTCATGATGCTACCTACAATGGACGTGTTCTCACACTGAGAAACCTAATAGCTCAG GGAACGTGTGTCAACCTGGCCACTCTAGAAAGAGTCTCTCCCCTTCATGGAGCCTGTCTGCAGCGACACACTGCCTGTGCCAAGTTACTGATAGAAAATGGGGCAAAT TACCAGGTGAACGTCCCCACGTTGGAGCAGACCACCCCCCTGTCAGAGGCCTGTGCCCGGGGCCACGTGGCCTGTGTgaccctgctcctccagcacgGAGCCTTACCCGAAGGATACAGCCTCTCAGCCTCCCCCATCCACCAGGCCGCAGCCAAAGATCAGGGGTCATATTCTGAAGGAGAGACTCCTAATAGATAG